A section of the Candidatus Deferrimicrobiaceae bacterium genome encodes:
- a CDS encoding malic enzyme-like NAD(P)-binding protein, which yields MQIEKGIDKEEKKICVMILDKPGYMGKVATAIGKAGGSMGDIKLVSFGLEYNTRDITVFVDDEAHLEAVLEEVGKVEGAIISDIIDPVLELHRGGKIRVKATMEIEGISTIRKIYTPGVAKVCKVIRENPQKAYDYTAIYNTVAIVTNGTAILGLGDIGAVAGMPVMEGKAALFDVLVGVNGVPILIQSKDPEEIIRTVAAIAPTFGAIKLEDIKAPECFEVEDRLSAMLDIPVMHDDQHGTSVVVLAALLNASKYVGMMVKNDIVGLVGLGAAGMGISKLLKAYGVRKLLGTDINQTAIDIFAKVGGMPVSLPEVMSQSDIVICTTGVAGLIKKEMVKKGQVILALTNPSPEISTEDARAGGAAFAADGRGVNNALAFPGVFRGALDARARKINNRMKIAAAKVIGSFATEGELVPSILDMEMHRAVAEAVQRAAFESGVARTTGEELEET from the coding sequence ATGCAAATCGAAAAGGGAATCGACAAGGAAGAAAAGAAGATCTGCGTGATGATCCTCGACAAGCCGGGGTACATGGGCAAGGTCGCCACGGCCATCGGGAAAGCGGGCGGGAGCATGGGCGACATCAAGCTCGTCAGCTTCGGCCTCGAGTACAACACCCGCGACATCACCGTGTTCGTGGACGACGAGGCCCACCTCGAGGCGGTTCTCGAGGAGGTCGGAAAGGTCGAAGGCGCCATCATCTCCGACATCATCGACCCCGTCCTCGAGTTGCACCGCGGCGGGAAGATCCGCGTCAAGGCGACCATGGAGATCGAAGGCATATCGACGATCCGGAAGATCTACACCCCCGGCGTCGCGAAGGTGTGCAAGGTCATCCGCGAAAACCCCCAGAAGGCCTACGATTACACGGCGATCTACAATACGGTCGCGATCGTCACCAACGGGACGGCCATCCTCGGACTCGGGGACATCGGGGCGGTGGCGGGGATGCCCGTCATGGAAGGGAAGGCGGCCCTGTTCGACGTGCTCGTCGGAGTGAACGGCGTTCCGATCCTCATCCAGTCGAAGGACCCGGAGGAGATCATCCGGACCGTCGCGGCCATCGCCCCCACGTTCGGCGCCATCAAGCTCGAGGACATCAAGGCGCCCGAGTGCTTCGAGGTCGAGGACCGGCTTTCCGCGATGCTCGACATTCCGGTGATGCACGACGACCAGCACGGCACGTCGGTCGTCGTCCTGGCGGCCCTTCTCAACGCAAGCAAATACGTCGGGATGATGGTCAAGAACGACATCGTCGGGCTGGTGGGCCTCGGCGCGGCGGGGATGGGGATCTCGAAGCTTCTCAAGGCGTACGGGGTCCGGAAGCTGCTGGGGACCGACATCAACCAGACGGCGATCGATATCTTCGCGAAGGTCGGGGGGATGCCGGTATCGCTTCCGGAGGTCATGAGCCAGTCCGACATCGTCATCTGCACGACCGGCGTGGCGGGCCTCATCAAGAAGGAAATGGTCAAGAAGGGGCAGGTGATCCTGGCCCTGACCAACCCCAGCCCGGAGATATCCACCGAGGACGCGCGCGCGGGGGGCGCGGCGTTCGCGGCCGACGGACGGGGGGTGAACAACGCCCTTGCCTTCCCCGGCGTGTTCCGGGGAGCGCTCGACGCGAGGGCCCGCAAGATCAACAACCGGATGAAGATCGCGGCGGCCAAGGTCATCGGATCGTTCGCCACCGAGGGGGAACTGGTCCCGTCCATCCTGGACATGGAGATGCACCGGGCGGTTGCCGAAGCCGTGCAGCGGGCGGCGTTCGAATCCGGAGTGGCCAGAACGACCGGGGAGGAGCTGGAGGAGACGTAA
- a CDS encoding glycosyltransferase, whose product MRHVLFSYHTCPLEEPGTGLAGGMNVFLRGLLPGLARHGIETDVLTRGRGDAVEITRPYEGVRVVHIPCGFPEPATREAAFRALPRFIENAREILRARRTPPDALSAHYWMSGVAAKDAGTGERSPGLVFAFHTVEARKPKPPGYRPDALSVARRAAEGRLARQACRVVFLSDHDFEATKVSLPEVAGKGVVIMPGVEDSFRRPPPKEEGRRAYGIPPGAFLFLLAARSDPGKKIPAAIEAFLAQREKGGGEAVLLVAGQRPREGDAPGGVIFAGPVPHARMPALFSAADAVLGPSEYESFGLVPLEAMAAGVPVIVPRDGYWGETVLREGGGAAYAPGSPAGLAEAMERIRRDGGARARMAREGKKVAARFTWERCTESWARLLSSSATRDNRR is encoded by the coding sequence GTGAGACACGTCCTCTTCTCCTATCATACCTGTCCCCTGGAAGAGCCCGGCACCGGCCTGGCGGGCGGGATGAACGTCTTTCTGCGCGGTCTCCTTCCCGGCCTCGCCCGGCACGGGATCGAAACGGACGTCCTGACGAGGGGGAGGGGGGACGCGGTGGAGATCACCCGGCCTTATGAGGGGGTCCGCGTGGTCCACATCCCGTGCGGCTTTCCGGAGCCGGCCACCCGGGAGGCGGCATTCCGGGCGCTCCCCCGGTTCATCGAAAATGCCCGGGAGATTCTCCGGGCCCGGCGGACGCCCCCCGACGCGCTGTCGGCGCACTACTGGATGTCGGGTGTGGCGGCCAAAGACGCGGGAACGGGGGAGCGCTCGCCGGGCCTGGTGTTCGCGTTCCACACCGTGGAGGCCCGCAAGCCGAAGCCCCCGGGATACCGGCCCGACGCGCTCTCGGTCGCGAGGAGGGCCGCCGAGGGACGGCTCGCCCGGCAGGCTTGCCGGGTGGTGTTCCTGTCGGACCACGATTTCGAGGCGACGAAGGTCTCCCTTCCCGAGGTGGCCGGCAAAGGGGTGGTGATCATGCCGGGGGTGGAAGACTCGTTTCGCCGGCCGCCTCCGAAGGAAGAGGGGAGGAGGGCGTACGGCATCCCTCCCGGCGCATTTCTCTTCCTGCTCGCCGCACGCTCCGACCCGGGGAAGAAGATCCCCGCCGCGATCGAGGCGTTTCTCGCCCAGCGAGAGAAGGGGGGCGGGGAGGCGGTTCTGCTCGTCGCCGGGCAGAGACCCCGCGAGGGCGATGCTCCCGGGGGGGTGATCTTCGCCGGCCCGGTTCCCCACGCGAGGATGCCCGCCTTGTTTTCCGCGGCGGACGCGGTGCTTGGCCCCTCGGAGTACGAATCCTTCGGCCTCGTCCCCCTGGAGGCGATGGCCGCCGGGGTGCCCGTGATCGTTCCCCGCGACGGCTACTGGGGGGAAACGGTCCTCCGCGAGGGGGGAGGGGCGGCATATGCGCCGGGAAGCCCTGCGGGGCTCGCCGAGGCGATGGAGCGGATCCGGAGGGACGGCGGTGCAAGGGCGCGGATGGCGAGGGAGGGGAAGAAGGTCGCGGCGCGGTTCACGTGGGAGAGGTGCACGGAGTCGTGGGCGCGACTTCTTTCGTCCTCCGCCACGCGCGATAATCGGCGATGA
- a CDS encoding inositol-3-phosphate synthase, translating to MHRIRVAVAGVGNCASALLQGIEYYRNAGESPGTDIAGLINLDIGGYRPGDIEVVAAFDVDRRKVGLPVGRAIFSPPNCTPKFVDEIPDGGPIVRMGPVLDGVAAHMQEYPEDRTFVPSKEAPCDVEAVLRDSGAEILVNYLPVGSDEATKFYAEICLSAGVSMVNCIPVFIASDPEWAARFRSRGIPIIGDDIKSQLGATIVHRALARLFSERGIQVRRSYQLNTGGNTDFLNMLSRNRLKSKKISKTEAVTSVLTHRIAEDQIHIGPSDYVPWQKDNKLCFLRIEGEGFGGLPIEVELRLSVTDSPNSAGVGVDAIRFCRLGREMGLAGPLTAPSAYYMKHPAVQMTDDDARRELEEFIADYRAWRRTKEVAPTTPCTSPT from the coding sequence ATGCATAGGATTCGCGTGGCTGTGGCCGGCGTCGGGAACTGTGCAAGCGCGCTGCTGCAGGGGATCGAGTATTACCGGAACGCGGGAGAGTCCCCCGGGACCGACATCGCCGGCCTGATCAACCTGGATATCGGCGGTTACCGGCCCGGGGACATCGAGGTCGTCGCCGCCTTCGATGTCGATCGAAGGAAGGTGGGCCTCCCCGTGGGAAGGGCGATCTTCTCCCCGCCGAACTGCACCCCGAAATTCGTCGATGAAATCCCCGACGGCGGGCCCATCGTGCGGATGGGGCCGGTTCTGGACGGCGTCGCCGCCCACATGCAGGAGTACCCCGAGGACCGGACCTTCGTCCCTTCGAAGGAGGCTCCGTGCGATGTGGAGGCGGTCCTTCGGGATTCGGGCGCGGAAATCCTGGTCAACTACCTTCCCGTCGGATCGGACGAGGCCACGAAGTTCTACGCGGAGATCTGCCTTTCCGCGGGCGTAAGCATGGTGAACTGCATCCCGGTGTTCATCGCCTCCGACCCGGAGTGGGCCGCCAGGTTCCGGAGCCGCGGGATTCCGATCATCGGGGACGATATCAAGTCGCAGCTCGGCGCCACGATCGTCCACCGGGCCCTCGCCCGCCTCTTCTCGGAACGGGGAATCCAGGTCCGCAGATCCTACCAGCTGAACACGGGCGGGAACACCGATTTCCTGAACATGCTGAGCCGGAACCGGCTCAAGTCCAAGAAGATCTCGAAGACCGAGGCGGTGACCTCGGTGCTCACCCACCGGATCGCGGAGGACCAGATCCACATCGGCCCTTCGGACTACGTCCCCTGGCAGAAGGACAACAAGCTGTGTTTTCTGCGGATCGAGGGGGAAGGGTTCGGGGGTCTTCCGATCGAGGTGGAACTCCGGCTCTCGGTGACCGACTCCCCGAACAGCGCCGGCGTCGGTGTCGACGCCATCCGGTTCTGCCGGCTCGGCCGGGAGATGGGGCTCGCGGGACCGCTCACGGCCCCCTCCGCCTACTACATGAAGCACCCGGCGGTGCAGATGACGGACGACGACGCGAGGCGGGAGCTGGAGGAGTTCATCGCCGATTATCGCGCGTGGCGGAGGACGAAAGAAGTCGCGCCCACGACTCCGTGCACCTCTCCCACGTGA
- a CDS encoding GNAT family N-acetyltransferase, translating into MGFSWTDRMEDVSAQEWDFVLGRSFRPTPFLSRHFLVPWAKTFAAGHRKRAYRWDRNGEPSGFLFLCLCESGKGWEFLGGEQVSDSLDALVVSGRETEFWSEFLLSSRDLFSAGPLFLPNLVEESPSISCLPRVCADLGFSFLREEMDQSPFIPLPSSFEEYLLALGKKERHELRRKIRKAEETTPGLSFRVTRTREEFERDFPSFLSLHRKSSSDKAVFMDDRMEGFFREMAEGFLSADRLRLAFLSGKSGDLASAFQIGWNGALLLYNSGYDPDHREASPGMVLLARCIEDGIRNGFREYDFLRGRERYKYDLGGRNRSVYRGIVRVS; encoded by the coding sequence ATGGGCTTTTCCTGGACGGACCGGATGGAGGATGTTTCCGCGCAGGAGTGGGATTTCGTCCTCGGACGCTCCTTCCGTCCCACTCCCTTCCTCTCCCGCCACTTCCTCGTCCCCTGGGCGAAAACGTTCGCCGCCGGCCACCGGAAACGCGCATACCGGTGGGACCGGAACGGCGAACCCTCCGGATTCCTGTTTCTCTGCCTGTGCGAAAGCGGGAAGGGATGGGAATTTCTCGGGGGAGAGCAGGTCTCCGACTCGCTGGACGCCCTCGTGGTGTCCGGCCGGGAGACGGAGTTCTGGTCCGAATTCCTCCTCTCTTCGCGGGATCTTTTTTCGGCCGGCCCCCTCTTCCTGCCGAATCTTGTCGAGGAATCCCCCTCGATCTCTTGCCTCCCCCGGGTGTGCGCAGATCTCGGCTTCTCCTTTCTCCGGGAGGAGATGGACCAATCCCCGTTTATCCCTCTTCCCTCCTCCTTCGAAGAATACCTTCTGGCCCTGGGGAAGAAGGAGCGGCACGAACTGCGAAGGAAGATCCGGAAAGCGGAGGAGACGACGCCGGGGTTGTCCTTCCGCGTGACCCGGACGAGGGAGGAGTTCGAACGGGACTTTCCGTCGTTTCTCTCCCTTCACCGGAAGAGCTCCTCGGACAAAGCGGTGTTCATGGACGACCGGATGGAGGGGTTCTTCCGCGAGATGGCCGAAGGGTTCCTGTCCGCCGATCGTCTGCGTCTCGCGTTCCTCTCCGGGAAAAGCGGAGATCTGGCGTCCGCGTTCCAGATCGGGTGGAACGGCGCCCTCCTCCTCTACAATTCCGGGTACGACCCGGATCACCGGGAGGCAAGTCCCGGGATGGTGCTCCTGGCCCGCTGCATCGAGGACGGGATCCGGAACGGATTCCGGGAATACGATTTCCTCCGCGGGAGGGAACGGTACAAGTACGACCTCGGCGGGAGGAACCGGTCCGTCTACAGGGGGATCGTCCGCGTTTCGTGA